The following are encoded in a window of Prochlorococcus marinus str. MIT 1013 genomic DNA:
- the tsaB gene encoding tRNA (adenosine(37)-N6)-threonylcarbamoyltransferase complex dimerization subunit type 1 TsaB: MEQTASWRRNSKVIIIVKPLQNFYTLNSKYLLALHSCSESFSIGLKDIENPESLAKWEVFNIGRSLSNKLFNCIEKILPRKSWKQINRIAVAKGPGSFTSTRLTISMARTIAQQIDCPLDSMSSFHLMAPRLYKNLDKNSINNPFWIKDILPRRGFVAGKYKLIKVHQESNFHEFSELISPHLIINEKEIYPSINVSKNMEKDIISLMNFSQHCHNLKVNSHWRATLPIYPTSPVDNKNNNL, translated from the coding sequence ATGGAGCAGACTGCGTCCTGGAGAAGAAATTCCAAAGTAATAATTATAGTAAAACCATTGCAAAATTTCTATACACTAAATTCAAAATATTTATTAGCCTTACACAGTTGCTCAGAATCCTTTAGCATTGGCCTTAAGGATATTGAAAATCCAGAATCGCTTGCAAAATGGGAAGTATTTAATATCGGTCGCTCATTGTCCAACAAATTATTTAATTGTATAGAAAAAATTTTACCGAGAAAATCATGGAAGCAAATAAATCGTATTGCAGTCGCAAAAGGTCCTGGAAGTTTTACAAGTACAAGATTAACCATTTCAATGGCTAGGACAATTGCACAACAAATTGATTGTCCATTAGATTCGATGAGTTCCTTTCATTTGATGGCGCCAAGACTTTACAAAAACCTTGATAAAAATTCAATCAATAATCCATTTTGGATAAAAGATATTTTACCTCGTAGAGGATTTGTAGCAGGAAAATATAAATTAATTAAAGTTCACCAAGAGTCAAATTTTCATGAATTTAGTGAACTTATTTCTCCTCATTTAATAATTAATGAAAAAGAAATATATCCTTCAATCAATGTCTCTAAAAATATGGAAAAAGATATTATTTCACTAATGAATTTTTCTCAACATTGTCACAACTTAAAAGTCAATTCTCATTGGAGAGCCACATTACCCATCTATCCAACTTCACCAGTAGATAATAAAAATAATAATCTATAA